GAGCGCCGGCGGTAATGCTCACGACGTGGACGGTGACGCGTTCGTCGACCTCACTGTCCGGGACCGTCTCGGCGATCAACAGGCCCTTCTGGCTGAGGAGTTGAGACATCCGCCGGAGGAGAGCGGTCGGGTCGCCGCCGATGCCGATGTTGCCGTCGATGAGGAGGACCGTGTCCCAACGCCCTTCGGCCGGGAGCGGCTCGAAGACGGAGCGTTGCAGAGCCTGGCCGCCGAGCCGCACCGTGCGGGCGACGGCGGCTTCGCTCACGTCGACGCCGAGCACCCGCCGGCCCCGGGCCGCGAGTTCGGCGACGAGCCGCCCCGGACCGCACCCCACATCGAGTACAGCGCCTTCGCAGTGCTCCAGGACATCCATGTCCACCGCGTCGGCCCTGGCACACCAGCGTTCCACCTCCAGCGGCAGCAGCCAGCCGTCGGCGCGACGAAGGAAGAGCGGGCCCCGGCCGGTGACGAGGGCCTCGGAGTAGGGGTCGGCAGCCCAAGGGCGCGGGACGCCCATCGACGCAACGGACGCGAGGCGATCCAGGGCGCTCACCCTCGGCGACGCGATCTCATGTGCGGTGCTCATCGACCGACAGCCGCCCCGAGACGCCCCAGTTCGGCGGCGAAACGGCTCTCCGGCGCAGCCGCGGCCACCGCCTCCGCGTCGCCGACGGTGTCCACGTCTCGCAGACGGGGCAGCTCGCGTACGCGTAGGCCCGCGACGGCGAGCCGTTCACGCTGCACGGCACCCGTCGTGGGCGTCGACATCGGCACACCCCGCAGCAGCTCGGGGTCCGGGTGGGCGAGGCCCAGCGCCCAGAAGCCGCCGTCCTCGGCCGGCCCGAAATACGCGTCGCAGTCGGCGAAGTCGACGGTGAGCAGTGCGGGCGTCACCTGGGGGGTGTCCATGCCGATGAGCAGCGCGGGCCCGTCACAGCCGGCGAAGGCGGCGGCCAGCCGCTCGTCCAGACCTCCCGCGCACTGCGGGACGACGTCGAAGCCGGGAGGCAGCCAGGGTCCGGGAGCGCCGTCGAGTACCAGCACACGGCGGCGGGCGGGTGTGGCCGCCACCGTACGCAGGGTGTCCACGAGTGCCGCCTCGGCGAGCGCCGCCGCTTCGCGAGGCGTGAACGGCGGAGTGAGCCGGGTCTTCACCCGTCCTGGCCGCGGTTCCTTGGCGATGACGAGGAGAGTGGTCACTGAGCGGTTCCTCCTGGAAGTACGGCGAATGAGTCGGTGTCTGCCCCGTCTGCCCCGTCCTGGGGTATCGGTGGTTCGGCCAGGACGCGGTCCATGTCCCGTACCGCCTGCCAGGTTCCGCGCCAGGTACCGGTGACCTTGGAGGCACCAGTGCGCGGCAGGTAGGGCACGTCGTGCTCGACGACACGCCACCCGGCGTCGGCCGCGCGCGCGACCATCTGCAGCCGGTAGCCGCTACGGCGGTCCGTGAGTGCCAGGGCGAGCAACTGTTCCCGGCGGCCGGCACGGAGTAGGCCGAGGTCGTGCAGGCGCAGCCCCGTGCGGCGGCGCAGCATCCGTGCCAGCGCCACGTTGCCCAACCGGGCGTGCGTGGGCCGAGCGCCCCGGCCCTGCGGACGGCGCCGCCCCAGCACCAGGTCGGCCTCACCGTCGCACACCTCGCGGACGAAGGGCACGAGCAGGGACGGGTCGAGGGAGGCGTCGCAGTCACAGAAGCACACGATGTCCGCGGTACCCGCCGTCAGCCCGGCGTGACAGGCGGCGCCGAAGCCGCGGCGCGTCTCACGCACGACCGTCGCGCCGAGGTCGCGGGCCAGTACCGGCGAGCCGTCCGTGGATCCGTTGTCCACCACCAGCGCGCGCCAGGTGGGCGGGATACGGGCGAGGACCCCGGGCAGGGCCTCGGCCTCGTTCAGACAGGGGAGCACCACGTCGACGGTCGCCGCGGTCGTCTCCGCTTCCGATTGCGTTGCGGGAGAAGTCGTCACGGCTTTCACCCTACGAAGACAAAAGGTATGTAAGGGACTTCGGCTCCTTACGAAACG
This is a stretch of genomic DNA from Streptomyces sp. NBC_00285. It encodes these proteins:
- a CDS encoding class I SAM-dependent methyltransferase, whose protein sequence is MSTAHEIASPRVSALDRLASVASMGVPRPWAADPYSEALVTGRGPLFLRRADGWLLPLEVERWCARADAVDMDVLEHCEGAVLDVGCGPGRLVAELAARGRRVLGVDVSEAAVARTVRLGGQALQRSVFEPLPAEGRWDTVLLIDGNIGIGGDPTALLRRMSQLLSQKGLLIAETVPDSEVDERVTVHVVSITAGAHGTAGPPFPWARLGTSALLRLATRAGWRPERQWTSGGRSFVALRNRRDRSRSTTAEPPNSTAVIKSQRDRNASPDRVVAEL
- a CDS encoding TIGR04282 family arsenosugar biosynthesis glycosyltransferase, producing MTTLLVIAKEPRPGRVKTRLTPPFTPREAAALAEAALVDTLRTVAATPARRRVLVLDGAPGPWLPPGFDVVPQCAGGLDERLAAAFAGCDGPALLIGMDTPQVTPALLTVDFADCDAYFGPAEDGGFWALGLAHPDPELLRGVPMSTPTTGAVQRERLAVAGLRVRELPRLRDVDTVGDAEAVAAAAPESRFAAELGRLGAAVGR
- a CDS encoding glycosyltransferase family 2 protein is translated as MKAVTTSPATQSEAETTAATVDVVLPCLNEAEALPGVLARIPPTWRALVVDNGSTDGSPVLARDLGATVVRETRRGFGAACHAGLTAGTADIVCFCDCDASLDPSLLVPFVREVCDGEADLVLGRRRPQGRGARPTHARLGNVALARMLRRRTGLRLHDLGLLRAGRREQLLALALTDRRSGYRLQMVARAADAGWRVVEHDVPYLPRTGASKVTGTWRGTWQAVRDMDRVLAEPPIPQDGADGADTDSFAVLPGGTAQ